In Herpetosiphon gulosus, one genomic interval encodes:
- a CDS encoding DUF456 domain-containing protein, with amino-acid sequence MALTLALLIMFLGLVSVVILPILPGAALIWLGALLYASMTDFVVIGWGTLAVLGAIALIAMTSDIWVGALGQRRGGASIWATIFSMIGGIIGLFILNIPGMLIGSIIGALLPEWQRWRDGKFVLDVSWRTIKNWLVSIAIQVSLGLVMVTIFLVRVITG; translated from the coding sequence TTGGCACTAACACTTGCATTATTGATTATGTTTCTTGGCTTGGTGAGCGTGGTAATTTTGCCAATCTTGCCAGGCGCAGCCTTGATTTGGCTTGGGGCATTATTGTATGCCTCAATGACCGATTTTGTGGTGATTGGTTGGGGCACGCTGGCCGTTTTGGGAGCGATTGCCCTGATTGCGATGACCAGCGATATTTGGGTTGGTGCATTGGGCCAGCGCCGTGGTGGAGCCTCAATTTGGGCAACAATCTTTAGCATGATTGGTGGTATTATTGGCCTATTCATCCTGAACATTCCAGGCATGCTGATTGGCTCGATCATTGGGGCATTATTGCCAGAATGGCAACGCTGGCGCGATGGCAAATTCGTGCTCGATGTTTCATGGCGCACCATCAAAAATTGGCTCGTAAGTATTGCAATTCAGGTTTCACTGGGGCTTGTAATGGTTACGATCTTTTTGGTGCGCGTGATTACTGGTTAA
- a CDS encoding Loki-CTERM sorting domain-containing protein, with protein MSRRIALVFCLILLVGTPVYAQNALTGPPNDPDANKQWVIRQLGLACAWEHLTGNSDVTVAVIDSGVDMNHPDLVDVLRTDGFDAVDGDDDPSDENGHGTHVAGIIAATINNSKGIAGVAGGGTRILPIRVMEADGSGTNQDIIAGIRYAVSKNVQIINMSLGSMLPLDSEDIVAAIKEADAAGVLVIIAAGNSFVPLPNFAFGVEEFAMVVAATDPDDRKTDFSNYGKWISVSAPGAGIYSTMPTYDVYMTSQLPAEERFNKNYDQMSGTSQATPVVAGLAALLFAQHPDWNADQVRAEIEKTADDISDQNPIKRYGPITYFEPSNLGKGRVNACNALGGPIKGSAAAVGGPEAKSSLIMLLGFSAVMLVILGGLSVFLIRRRKRNARPAAIPAGGFAPPPPIHYDQAMAQQQRNLASQPIVGSTPPLNQSYAPPSAASAGGPAWGKLTVVRGAELNKFYLLRENQIFIGREASLAVAISGDSTVSRRHTIIYRDPRGIEIEDAGSSHGTKINGIPVQGRQLVRPGDVIEVGQTHLRFEG; from the coding sequence ATGAGCCGTCGCATTGCACTTGTTTTTTGTTTGATCTTGCTGGTCGGCACGCCAGTCTATGCCCAAAATGCCTTAACTGGCCCACCCAACGATCCCGACGCGAATAAACAATGGGTTATTCGTCAACTTGGTTTAGCTTGTGCGTGGGAGCATCTGACGGGAAATTCCGATGTTACCGTGGCCGTAATCGACTCAGGCGTTGATATGAACCACCCTGATTTGGTCGATGTCTTGCGTACCGATGGCTTTGATGCTGTTGATGGCGATGATGATCCATCGGATGAGAATGGCCATGGAACCCACGTTGCGGGCATTATCGCCGCCACCATCAACAATAGCAAAGGAATTGCTGGGGTTGCCGGTGGGGGCACACGCATTTTGCCAATTCGGGTAATGGAAGCCGATGGTTCGGGTACGAATCAAGATATTATTGCAGGCATCCGCTATGCCGTTAGCAAAAATGTGCAGATCATCAATATGAGCCTTGGCTCGATGTTGCCGCTTGATAGCGAAGATATTGTCGCAGCGATCAAAGAGGCCGATGCGGCTGGTGTGCTGGTGATTATCGCCGCTGGTAATTCGTTTGTGCCCTTGCCAAACTTTGCCTTTGGGGTTGAAGAATTTGCCATGGTCGTGGCTGCAACCGATCCCGATGATCGCAAGACCGATTTCTCGAACTATGGCAAGTGGATTTCGGTTTCGGCTCCAGGGGCAGGCATTTACTCAACCATGCCCACCTACGATGTGTATATGACCAGTCAGTTGCCTGCCGAAGAACGCTTCAACAAAAACTACGATCAAATGAGCGGCACATCGCAGGCAACTCCCGTGGTTGCTGGCTTGGCAGCCTTGCTATTTGCCCAACACCCCGATTGGAATGCCGACCAAGTACGGGCCGAAATCGAAAAAACTGCTGATGATATTTCAGATCAAAATCCAATTAAGCGCTACGGCCCAATCACCTATTTCGAGCCAAGCAACCTTGGTAAAGGCCGCGTTAATGCCTGTAATGCCTTAGGTGGCCCGATTAAAGGCAGCGCTGCGGCAGTTGGCGGCCCTGAAGCAAAATCCAGTTTAATTATGTTGCTTGGGTTTAGCGCAGTCATGTTGGTGATTTTGGGCGGATTAAGTGTGTTCTTGATTCGCCGCCGCAAGCGCAACGCCCGACCTGCGGCGATTCCGGCTGGTGGGTTCGCCCCACCTCCACCAATTCACTACGATCAAGCAATGGCCCAACAACAACGCAACCTTGCCTCGCAACCAATCGTCGGATCAACGCCGCCATTGAATCAGAGTTATGCCCCACCCAGCGCGGCTTCGGCAGGCGGGCCAGCTTGGGGCAAATTGACGGTTGTGCGGGGAGCCGAATTGAACAAGTTCTATTTGCTGCGCGAAAATCAAATTTTTATTGGCCGTGAAGCCTCGCTGGCCGTGGCAATTAGCGGTGATAGTACCGTTTCACGCCGCCATACGATCATCTATCGTGATCCTCGTGGCATTGAAATTGAAGATGCGGGCAGCAGTCATGGCACCAAAATCAACGGCATTCCGGTTCAAGGCCGCCAACTGGTTCGACCAGGCGATGTGATCGAAGTTGGGCAGACCCATTTACGTTTTGAGGGCTAA